One region of Chanodichthys erythropterus isolate Z2021 chromosome 17, ASM2448905v1, whole genome shotgun sequence genomic DNA includes:
- the hip1 gene encoding huntingtin-interacting protein 1 isoform X2: MDSNKMAVSINKAINTQEVAVKEKHARTCILGTHHEKGAHTFWLAVNRLPLSSNAVLCWKFCHVFHKLLRDGHPNVIKDSMRHKADLNDMSRMWGHLSEGYGKLCSIYLKLLITKMEFHIKNPRFPGNLQMSNRQLDEAGENDVNNFFQLTVEMFDYLECELNLFLGVFSSLDMSRSVSVTAAGQCRLAPLIQVILDSSHLYDYTVKLLFKLHSCLPADTLQGHRDRFQEQFKKLKSLFYRSSNLQYFKRLIQIPQLPENPPNFLRASALSEHISPVVVIPVESSSPESEHVVETEDLVDTDIPPLPSAVDSKFDDLFGTSAATDPFNFNSQNGMRKDEKDRLIEQLTAELQALKEELESFRLESGRLCQALRGRVNELEAELAEQTHLKQQALGESEFLRAELDDLRRVKEDTEKEQRSLSEIERKAQANEQRYTKLKEKYTELVQSHADLLRKNAEVTRQMTVARAAQDEVENVKKEMQDKLKAAQDSVNQQEKAQLEQLQALQAELMSSRTELESLKSTVTSSQQSNEQLSTQLSTLEAEKAGLLETVSLKEAELAGLGVELERVQSSLTNERESGVKAAEALQNQLNEKESREQALESELMSLRWAALRAALEEAGRIVQDSLNQLEDPAHISCTSSADYLVSRCQVALDCVERLQSARDGFVSDNTDVSGLVRAVTQFAHLVGDVIVQGSATSHMVPVEQADALADNVKACGAEALALLCQLQEQKSMGTADCSQLTSALDTVMALGEKLRPRGLELKQGELGDLVEQEMAATSAAVESAATRIEEMLNKSRAVDTGIKMEVNERILASCTDLMQAIKVLVLSSKDLQRDIVESGRGAASMKEFYAKNSRWTEGLISASKAVGWGATMLVDAADQVVQGKGKFEELMVCSHEIAASTAQLVAASKVKADKGSTNLSRLQQASKGVTQATAGVVASTKSGKSQIEDTETMDFSAMTLTQIKRQEMDAQVLVLELETRLQKERERLGELRKKHYALAGVAEGWGGEDEGTG; the protein is encoded by the exons GCAGTGAGCATCAACAAAGCCATCAACACACAGGAGGTTGCTGTCAAAGAGAAGCATGCCAGGA CATGCATATTGGGCACGCATCATGAGAAGGGGGCTCACACATTCTGGCTTGCAGTCAACCGCCTGCCCCTTTCCAGCAATGCAGTGCTCTGCTGGAAATTTTGCCACGTCTTCCACAAGCTGCTGAGGGACGGCCATCCAAAC GTCATTAAGGACTCCATGCGGCACAAGGCGGACCTGAACGACATGAGCAGGATGTGG GGTCATCTGAGTGAAGGCTATGGGAAGTTGTGCAGCATCTACCTCAAACTGCTCATCACCAAAATGGAGTTTCACATCAAA AATCCTCGTTTCCCTGGCAACCTTCAGATGTCAAACAGACAGCTTGATGAGGCAGGCGAGAACGACGTCAATAATTT CTTCCAGTTGACGGTGGAGATGTTTGATTACTTGGAGTGTGAGCTGAATCTTTTTCTCGGCG TGTTCAGCTCATTGGATATGTCTCGTTCCGTGTCTGTGACGGCAGCGGGTCAGTGTCGTCTGGCCCCTCTTATACAGGTCATTCTGGACTCTAGTCATCTATACGACTACACCGTCAAACTGCTCTTCAAACTCCACTCCT GTCTGCCAGCAGATACTCTGCAGGGCCACAGGGATCGCTTCCAGGAGCAGTTTAAGAA GCTGAAGAGTCTGTTCTATCGCTCCAGTAACCTGCAGTATTTCAAGAGACTGATTCAGATCCCACAACTTCCTGAG AATCCACCAAACTTCCTGCGGGCGTCAGCCCTGTCCGAGCACATCAGTCCAGTGGTGGTGATTCCAGTGGAGTCTTCGTCCCCTGAAAGTGAACATGTAGTAGAGACAGAAGACCTGGTTGACACAGACATCCCACCTTTACCG AGCGCTGTGGACAGCAAATTCGATGACCTTTTCGGCACCTCGGCTGCCACCGACCCGTTCAACTTCAACAGTCAGAACGGCATGCGCAAAGATGAGAA AGACCGTTTGATTGAGCAGCTCACAGCAGAGCTACAGGCCCTGAAAGAGGAGTTGGAGTCCTTCAGATTGGAG AGTGGCCGTCTTTGTCAAGCACTACGTGGGCGTGTGAACGAGCTGGAGGCGGAGCTTGCAGAGCAGACTCACCTGAAGCAGCAGGCGCTGGGTGAGAGTGAGTTCCTGAGGGCGGAGCTAGATGACCTGCGCAGGGTCAAAGAGGACACCGAGAAAGAGCAGCGCAGCCTGAGCGAAATCGAGA GAAAAGCACAAGCAAATGAGCAACGCTACACCAAGCTGAAGGAGAAATACACAGAGCTGGTCCAAAGTCATGCTGACCTGCTGAGGAAG AACGCAGAGGTGACGCGTCAGATGACGGTGGCCCGTGCCGCCCAGGACGAGGTGGAGAATGTGAAGAAAGAGATGCAGGACAAATTGAAAGCCGCTCAGGACTCTGTCAATCAGCAG GAGAAGGCTCAGTTAGAGCAGCTTCAAGCTCTACAAGCCGAGCTCATGTCCAGCAGAACAGAACTAGAGTCCCTGAAGAGTACCGTCACCTCCTCCCAACAG TCAAATGAGCAGCTCAGTACTCAGCTGTCTACTTTAGAGGCTGAGAAGGCGGGGCTTTTGGAGACTGTATCTTTGAAGGAGGCGGAGTTGGCAGGTTTGGGGGTGGAGTTAGAGCGTGTACAGAGCAGTCTgaccaatgagagagagagtggtgTGAAAGCTGCTGAGGCCCTGCAAAACCAACTCAATGAGAAG GAGAGTCGTGAGCAGGCTTTGGAGAGCGAGTTGATGTCTCTGCGCTGGGCGGCTCTTCGGGCAGCTCTAGAGGAGGCTGGGAGGATTGTACAGGACAGCCTGAATCAGCTGGAGGACCCCGCACACATCAGCTGCACCAGTTCAGCCG ATTACCTGGTGTCCAGGTGCCAGGTGGCTCTAGACTGTGTAGAGCGGCTGCAGTCGGCCAGAGACGGCTTTGTATCAGATAACACAG aTGTGTCTGGACTGGTGCGGGCAGTGACTCAGTTTGCTCACCTGGTGGGCGATGTCATCGTGCAGGGTAGCGCCACCTCCCACATGGTGCCAGTGGAACAAGCTGACG CTTTGGCAGACAATGTGAAGGCGTGTGGCGCGGAGGCCCTGGCGCTGCTTTGCCAGCTTCAGGAGCAGAAGTCTATGGGGACGGCAGACTGCAGCCAGCTGACGTCAGCACTGGATACCGTAATGGCCTTGGGCGAG AAGTTGCGTCCTCGGGGTCTGGAACTGAAGCAAGGGGAGCTGGGAGATTTGGTGGAGCAAGAGATGGCAGCCACATCAGCAGCTGTGGAGTCGGCTGCCACCAGGATTGAG GAAATGCTCAATAAGTCCAGGGCGGTTGACACAGGAATCAAAATGGAAGTCAATGAAAG GATCTTGGCGTCCTGTACAGATCTTATGCAGGCCATCAAAGTGCTGGTGCTGTCCTCCAAAGACCTGCAGAGGGACATTGTAGAGAGCGGCAGG GGGGCAGCATCTATGAAGGAGTTCTACGCTAAGAATTCCCGATGGACGGAAGGTCTCATTTCCGCCTCCAAGGCTGTGGGCTGGGGTGCCACCATGTTGGT TGATGCAGCTGATCAGGTGGTGCAAGGCAAAGGCAAGTTTGAGGAGCTGATGGTGTGTTCACACGAGATCGCTGCCAGCACGGCTCAGCTAGTTGCAGCATCTAAG GTAAAAGCAGACAAGGGCAGTACAAACCTTTCCCGCCTCCAGCAGGCCTCCAAAGGGGTCACCCAGGCCACCGCAGGAGTCGTGGCATCAACCAAGTCCGGCAAGTCTCAGATCGAGGATACAG AAACTATGGACTTTTCTGCGATGACACTCACTCAGATCAAGAGGCAAGAGATGGATGCACAG GTGCTGGTGCTGGAGCTGGAGACCCGGCTACAGAAAGAGAGGGAGCGACTAGGTGAACTGAGGAAGAAGCATTACGCCCTCGCTGGCGTCGCAGAGGGCTGGGGAGGGGAGGATGAGG GAACGGGTTGA
- the hip1 gene encoding huntingtin-interacting protein 1 isoform X1, whose protein sequence is MDRVKSSMQQVPNPIPKVLSRRTGGANSLEVEKENFERSQAVSINKAINTQEVAVKEKHARTCILGTHHEKGAHTFWLAVNRLPLSSNAVLCWKFCHVFHKLLRDGHPNVIKDSMRHKADLNDMSRMWGHLSEGYGKLCSIYLKLLITKMEFHIKNPRFPGNLQMSNRQLDEAGENDVNNFFQLTVEMFDYLECELNLFLGVFSSLDMSRSVSVTAAGQCRLAPLIQVILDSSHLYDYTVKLLFKLHSCLPADTLQGHRDRFQEQFKKLKSLFYRSSNLQYFKRLIQIPQLPENPPNFLRASALSEHISPVVVIPVESSSPESEHVVETEDLVDTDIPPLPSAVDSKFDDLFGTSAATDPFNFNSQNGMRKDEKDRLIEQLTAELQALKEELESFRLESGRLCQALRGRVNELEAELAEQTHLKQQALGESEFLRAELDDLRRVKEDTEKEQRSLSEIERKAQANEQRYTKLKEKYTELVQSHADLLRKNAEVTRQMTVARAAQDEVENVKKEMQDKLKAAQDSVNQQEKAQLEQLQALQAELMSSRTELESLKSTVTSSQQSNEQLSTQLSTLEAEKAGLLETVSLKEAELAGLGVELERVQSSLTNERESGVKAAEALQNQLNEKESREQALESELMSLRWAALRAALEEAGRIVQDSLNQLEDPAHISCTSSADYLVSRCQVALDCVERLQSARDGFVSDNTDVSGLVRAVTQFAHLVGDVIVQGSATSHMVPVEQADALADNVKACGAEALALLCQLQEQKSMGTADCSQLTSALDTVMALGEKLRPRGLELKQGELGDLVEQEMAATSAAVESAATRIEEMLNKSRAVDTGIKMEVNERILASCTDLMQAIKVLVLSSKDLQRDIVESGRGAASMKEFYAKNSRWTEGLISASKAVGWGATMLVDAADQVVQGKGKFEELMVCSHEIAASTAQLVAASKVKADKGSTNLSRLQQASKGVTQATAGVVASTKSGKSQIEDTETMDFSAMTLTQIKRQEMDAQVLVLELETRLQKERERLGELRKKHYALAGVAEGWGGEDEGTG, encoded by the exons GCAGTGAGCATCAACAAAGCCATCAACACACAGGAGGTTGCTGTCAAAGAGAAGCATGCCAGGA CATGCATATTGGGCACGCATCATGAGAAGGGGGCTCACACATTCTGGCTTGCAGTCAACCGCCTGCCCCTTTCCAGCAATGCAGTGCTCTGCTGGAAATTTTGCCACGTCTTCCACAAGCTGCTGAGGGACGGCCATCCAAAC GTCATTAAGGACTCCATGCGGCACAAGGCGGACCTGAACGACATGAGCAGGATGTGG GGTCATCTGAGTGAAGGCTATGGGAAGTTGTGCAGCATCTACCTCAAACTGCTCATCACCAAAATGGAGTTTCACATCAAA AATCCTCGTTTCCCTGGCAACCTTCAGATGTCAAACAGACAGCTTGATGAGGCAGGCGAGAACGACGTCAATAATTT CTTCCAGTTGACGGTGGAGATGTTTGATTACTTGGAGTGTGAGCTGAATCTTTTTCTCGGCG TGTTCAGCTCATTGGATATGTCTCGTTCCGTGTCTGTGACGGCAGCGGGTCAGTGTCGTCTGGCCCCTCTTATACAGGTCATTCTGGACTCTAGTCATCTATACGACTACACCGTCAAACTGCTCTTCAAACTCCACTCCT GTCTGCCAGCAGATACTCTGCAGGGCCACAGGGATCGCTTCCAGGAGCAGTTTAAGAA GCTGAAGAGTCTGTTCTATCGCTCCAGTAACCTGCAGTATTTCAAGAGACTGATTCAGATCCCACAACTTCCTGAG AATCCACCAAACTTCCTGCGGGCGTCAGCCCTGTCCGAGCACATCAGTCCAGTGGTGGTGATTCCAGTGGAGTCTTCGTCCCCTGAAAGTGAACATGTAGTAGAGACAGAAGACCTGGTTGACACAGACATCCCACCTTTACCG AGCGCTGTGGACAGCAAATTCGATGACCTTTTCGGCACCTCGGCTGCCACCGACCCGTTCAACTTCAACAGTCAGAACGGCATGCGCAAAGATGAGAA AGACCGTTTGATTGAGCAGCTCACAGCAGAGCTACAGGCCCTGAAAGAGGAGTTGGAGTCCTTCAGATTGGAG AGTGGCCGTCTTTGTCAAGCACTACGTGGGCGTGTGAACGAGCTGGAGGCGGAGCTTGCAGAGCAGACTCACCTGAAGCAGCAGGCGCTGGGTGAGAGTGAGTTCCTGAGGGCGGAGCTAGATGACCTGCGCAGGGTCAAAGAGGACACCGAGAAAGAGCAGCGCAGCCTGAGCGAAATCGAGA GAAAAGCACAAGCAAATGAGCAACGCTACACCAAGCTGAAGGAGAAATACACAGAGCTGGTCCAAAGTCATGCTGACCTGCTGAGGAAG AACGCAGAGGTGACGCGTCAGATGACGGTGGCCCGTGCCGCCCAGGACGAGGTGGAGAATGTGAAGAAAGAGATGCAGGACAAATTGAAAGCCGCTCAGGACTCTGTCAATCAGCAG GAGAAGGCTCAGTTAGAGCAGCTTCAAGCTCTACAAGCCGAGCTCATGTCCAGCAGAACAGAACTAGAGTCCCTGAAGAGTACCGTCACCTCCTCCCAACAG TCAAATGAGCAGCTCAGTACTCAGCTGTCTACTTTAGAGGCTGAGAAGGCGGGGCTTTTGGAGACTGTATCTTTGAAGGAGGCGGAGTTGGCAGGTTTGGGGGTGGAGTTAGAGCGTGTACAGAGCAGTCTgaccaatgagagagagagtggtgTGAAAGCTGCTGAGGCCCTGCAAAACCAACTCAATGAGAAG GAGAGTCGTGAGCAGGCTTTGGAGAGCGAGTTGATGTCTCTGCGCTGGGCGGCTCTTCGGGCAGCTCTAGAGGAGGCTGGGAGGATTGTACAGGACAGCCTGAATCAGCTGGAGGACCCCGCACACATCAGCTGCACCAGTTCAGCCG ATTACCTGGTGTCCAGGTGCCAGGTGGCTCTAGACTGTGTAGAGCGGCTGCAGTCGGCCAGAGACGGCTTTGTATCAGATAACACAG aTGTGTCTGGACTGGTGCGGGCAGTGACTCAGTTTGCTCACCTGGTGGGCGATGTCATCGTGCAGGGTAGCGCCACCTCCCACATGGTGCCAGTGGAACAAGCTGACG CTTTGGCAGACAATGTGAAGGCGTGTGGCGCGGAGGCCCTGGCGCTGCTTTGCCAGCTTCAGGAGCAGAAGTCTATGGGGACGGCAGACTGCAGCCAGCTGACGTCAGCACTGGATACCGTAATGGCCTTGGGCGAG AAGTTGCGTCCTCGGGGTCTGGAACTGAAGCAAGGGGAGCTGGGAGATTTGGTGGAGCAAGAGATGGCAGCCACATCAGCAGCTGTGGAGTCGGCTGCCACCAGGATTGAG GAAATGCTCAATAAGTCCAGGGCGGTTGACACAGGAATCAAAATGGAAGTCAATGAAAG GATCTTGGCGTCCTGTACAGATCTTATGCAGGCCATCAAAGTGCTGGTGCTGTCCTCCAAAGACCTGCAGAGGGACATTGTAGAGAGCGGCAGG GGGGCAGCATCTATGAAGGAGTTCTACGCTAAGAATTCCCGATGGACGGAAGGTCTCATTTCCGCCTCCAAGGCTGTGGGCTGGGGTGCCACCATGTTGGT TGATGCAGCTGATCAGGTGGTGCAAGGCAAAGGCAAGTTTGAGGAGCTGATGGTGTGTTCACACGAGATCGCTGCCAGCACGGCTCAGCTAGTTGCAGCATCTAAG GTAAAAGCAGACAAGGGCAGTACAAACCTTTCCCGCCTCCAGCAGGCCTCCAAAGGGGTCACCCAGGCCACCGCAGGAGTCGTGGCATCAACCAAGTCCGGCAAGTCTCAGATCGAGGATACAG AAACTATGGACTTTTCTGCGATGACACTCACTCAGATCAAGAGGCAAGAGATGGATGCACAG GTGCTGGTGCTGGAGCTGGAGACCCGGCTACAGAAAGAGAGGGAGCGACTAGGTGAACTGAGGAAGAAGCATTACGCCCTCGCTGGCGTCGCAGAGGGCTGGGGAGGGGAGGATGAGG GAACGGGTTGA
- the hip1 gene encoding huntingtin-interacting protein 1 isoform X3, with amino-acid sequence MRHKADLNDMSRMWGHLSEGYGKLCSIYLKLLITKMEFHIKNPRFPGNLQMSNRQLDEAGENDVNNFFQLTVEMFDYLECELNLFLGVFSSLDMSRSVSVTAAGQCRLAPLIQVILDSSHLYDYTVKLLFKLHSCLPADTLQGHRDRFQEQFKKLKSLFYRSSNLQYFKRLIQIPQLPENPPNFLRASALSEHISPVVVIPVESSSPESEHVVETEDLVDTDIPPLPSAVDSKFDDLFGTSAATDPFNFNSQNGMRKDEKDRLIEQLTAELQALKEELESFRLESGRLCQALRGRVNELEAELAEQTHLKQQALGESEFLRAELDDLRRVKEDTEKEQRSLSEIERKAQANEQRYTKLKEKYTELVQSHADLLRKNAEVTRQMTVARAAQDEVENVKKEMQDKLKAAQDSVNQQEKAQLEQLQALQAELMSSRTELESLKSTVTSSQQSNEQLSTQLSTLEAEKAGLLETVSLKEAELAGLGVELERVQSSLTNERESGVKAAEALQNQLNEKESREQALESELMSLRWAALRAALEEAGRIVQDSLNQLEDPAHISCTSSADYLVSRCQVALDCVERLQSARDGFVSDNTDVSGLVRAVTQFAHLVGDVIVQGSATSHMVPVEQADALADNVKACGAEALALLCQLQEQKSMGTADCSQLTSALDTVMALGEKLRPRGLELKQGELGDLVEQEMAATSAAVESAATRIEEMLNKSRAVDTGIKMEVNERILASCTDLMQAIKVLVLSSKDLQRDIVESGRGAASMKEFYAKNSRWTEGLISASKAVGWGATMLVDAADQVVQGKGKFEELMVCSHEIAASTAQLVAASKVKADKGSTNLSRLQQASKGVTQATAGVVASTKSGKSQIEDTETMDFSAMTLTQIKRQEMDAQVLVLELETRLQKERERLGELRKKHYALAGVAEGWGGEDEGTG; translated from the exons ATGCGGCACAAGGCGGACCTGAACGACATGAGCAGGATGTGG GGTCATCTGAGTGAAGGCTATGGGAAGTTGTGCAGCATCTACCTCAAACTGCTCATCACCAAAATGGAGTTTCACATCAAA AATCCTCGTTTCCCTGGCAACCTTCAGATGTCAAACAGACAGCTTGATGAGGCAGGCGAGAACGACGTCAATAATTT CTTCCAGTTGACGGTGGAGATGTTTGATTACTTGGAGTGTGAGCTGAATCTTTTTCTCGGCG TGTTCAGCTCATTGGATATGTCTCGTTCCGTGTCTGTGACGGCAGCGGGTCAGTGTCGTCTGGCCCCTCTTATACAGGTCATTCTGGACTCTAGTCATCTATACGACTACACCGTCAAACTGCTCTTCAAACTCCACTCCT GTCTGCCAGCAGATACTCTGCAGGGCCACAGGGATCGCTTCCAGGAGCAGTTTAAGAA GCTGAAGAGTCTGTTCTATCGCTCCAGTAACCTGCAGTATTTCAAGAGACTGATTCAGATCCCACAACTTCCTGAG AATCCACCAAACTTCCTGCGGGCGTCAGCCCTGTCCGAGCACATCAGTCCAGTGGTGGTGATTCCAGTGGAGTCTTCGTCCCCTGAAAGTGAACATGTAGTAGAGACAGAAGACCTGGTTGACACAGACATCCCACCTTTACCG AGCGCTGTGGACAGCAAATTCGATGACCTTTTCGGCACCTCGGCTGCCACCGACCCGTTCAACTTCAACAGTCAGAACGGCATGCGCAAAGATGAGAA AGACCGTTTGATTGAGCAGCTCACAGCAGAGCTACAGGCCCTGAAAGAGGAGTTGGAGTCCTTCAGATTGGAG AGTGGCCGTCTTTGTCAAGCACTACGTGGGCGTGTGAACGAGCTGGAGGCGGAGCTTGCAGAGCAGACTCACCTGAAGCAGCAGGCGCTGGGTGAGAGTGAGTTCCTGAGGGCGGAGCTAGATGACCTGCGCAGGGTCAAAGAGGACACCGAGAAAGAGCAGCGCAGCCTGAGCGAAATCGAGA GAAAAGCACAAGCAAATGAGCAACGCTACACCAAGCTGAAGGAGAAATACACAGAGCTGGTCCAAAGTCATGCTGACCTGCTGAGGAAG AACGCAGAGGTGACGCGTCAGATGACGGTGGCCCGTGCCGCCCAGGACGAGGTGGAGAATGTGAAGAAAGAGATGCAGGACAAATTGAAAGCCGCTCAGGACTCTGTCAATCAGCAG GAGAAGGCTCAGTTAGAGCAGCTTCAAGCTCTACAAGCCGAGCTCATGTCCAGCAGAACAGAACTAGAGTCCCTGAAGAGTACCGTCACCTCCTCCCAACAG TCAAATGAGCAGCTCAGTACTCAGCTGTCTACTTTAGAGGCTGAGAAGGCGGGGCTTTTGGAGACTGTATCTTTGAAGGAGGCGGAGTTGGCAGGTTTGGGGGTGGAGTTAGAGCGTGTACAGAGCAGTCTgaccaatgagagagagagtggtgTGAAAGCTGCTGAGGCCCTGCAAAACCAACTCAATGAGAAG GAGAGTCGTGAGCAGGCTTTGGAGAGCGAGTTGATGTCTCTGCGCTGGGCGGCTCTTCGGGCAGCTCTAGAGGAGGCTGGGAGGATTGTACAGGACAGCCTGAATCAGCTGGAGGACCCCGCACACATCAGCTGCACCAGTTCAGCCG ATTACCTGGTGTCCAGGTGCCAGGTGGCTCTAGACTGTGTAGAGCGGCTGCAGTCGGCCAGAGACGGCTTTGTATCAGATAACACAG aTGTGTCTGGACTGGTGCGGGCAGTGACTCAGTTTGCTCACCTGGTGGGCGATGTCATCGTGCAGGGTAGCGCCACCTCCCACATGGTGCCAGTGGAACAAGCTGACG CTTTGGCAGACAATGTGAAGGCGTGTGGCGCGGAGGCCCTGGCGCTGCTTTGCCAGCTTCAGGAGCAGAAGTCTATGGGGACGGCAGACTGCAGCCAGCTGACGTCAGCACTGGATACCGTAATGGCCTTGGGCGAG AAGTTGCGTCCTCGGGGTCTGGAACTGAAGCAAGGGGAGCTGGGAGATTTGGTGGAGCAAGAGATGGCAGCCACATCAGCAGCTGTGGAGTCGGCTGCCACCAGGATTGAG GAAATGCTCAATAAGTCCAGGGCGGTTGACACAGGAATCAAAATGGAAGTCAATGAAAG GATCTTGGCGTCCTGTACAGATCTTATGCAGGCCATCAAAGTGCTGGTGCTGTCCTCCAAAGACCTGCAGAGGGACATTGTAGAGAGCGGCAGG GGGGCAGCATCTATGAAGGAGTTCTACGCTAAGAATTCCCGATGGACGGAAGGTCTCATTTCCGCCTCCAAGGCTGTGGGCTGGGGTGCCACCATGTTGGT TGATGCAGCTGATCAGGTGGTGCAAGGCAAAGGCAAGTTTGAGGAGCTGATGGTGTGTTCACACGAGATCGCTGCCAGCACGGCTCAGCTAGTTGCAGCATCTAAG GTAAAAGCAGACAAGGGCAGTACAAACCTTTCCCGCCTCCAGCAGGCCTCCAAAGGGGTCACCCAGGCCACCGCAGGAGTCGTGGCATCAACCAAGTCCGGCAAGTCTCAGATCGAGGATACAG AAACTATGGACTTTTCTGCGATGACACTCACTCAGATCAAGAGGCAAGAGATGGATGCACAG GTGCTGGTGCTGGAGCTGGAGACCCGGCTACAGAAAGAGAGGGAGCGACTAGGTGAACTGAGGAAGAAGCATTACGCCCTCGCTGGCGTCGCAGAGGGCTGGGGAGGGGAGGATGAGG GAACGGGTTGA